A stretch of Henckelia pumila isolate YLH828 chromosome 4, ASM3356847v2, whole genome shotgun sequence DNA encodes these proteins:
- the LOC140864071 gene encoding protein AGENET DOMAIN (AGD)-CONTAINING P1 isoform X2, whose amino-acid sequence MSSDIICRYFKKGAEIEISSNDVGFRGSWYAGTVLKPPENDKGKKVLVEYKTLMKSESSAKRLREEVELVQLRPAPPPEKRLKYKFSEEVDAWYNEGWWEGIVTELSGDDKYAVFFRSTKEQLHFRAREMRLHREWVYGKWVPPLEQAGDDQPPRCNRNDSLPAENFERNFSPGTLVEVHSYDEGFEGAWFSATVVKNMNNEKYLIEYQTIYDDKDDTKLLREEVDSRQLRPYPPDIGIVDRFEVREQVDALYDGVWWVGVVSKVRKNDKYSVFFKAADEILTFEHSDLRMHQEWINRKWLIAPKVPEL is encoded by the exons ATGTCCAGCGATATCATCTGCCGCTATTTCAAGAAAGGCGCTGAAATCGAGATCAGCAGCAACGACGTCGGATTTCGTGGCTCTTGGTACGCGGGCACTGTTTTGAAGCCGCCGGAAAATGACAAGGGCAAGAAAGTGCTGGTGGAGTACAAGACTTTGATGAAGAGCGAATCCAGCGCGAAACGGCTGAGGGAGGAGGTGGAGCTGGTGCAGCTCAGGCCGGCGCCGCCGCCGGAGAAACGCCTTAAATACAAGTTCAGCGAAGAGGTGGATGCATGGTATAACGAAGGGTGGTGGGAGGGGATTGTCACGGAATTGTCGGGGGATGACAAATATGCGGTTTTTTTCCGGAGCACCAAGGAACAGTTGCATTTCAGGGCACGCGAGATGAGGCTGCACCGCGAGTGGGTGTACGGGAAGTGGGTTCCGCCTCTGGAACAAGCCGGTGATGATCAGCCACCGCGGTGTAATCGG AATGATTCTTTGCCAGCTGAAAATTTCGAACGAAATTTCAGCCCCGGAACACTTGTTGAAGTCCATAGCTATGATGAAGGTTTTGAAGGTGCTTGGTTTTCTGCAACAGTGGTAAAAAACATGAATAATGAAAAGTATTTGATTGAGTATCAAACCATATATGATGACAAGGATGATACAAAGCTCCTAAGAGAAGAGGTGGATAGTCGGCAGTTAAGGCCATACCCACCCGATATCGGAATAGTTGACCGTTTTGAAGTTCGTGAACAAGTTGATGCTCTGTATGATGGTGTTTGGTGGGTAGGTGTGGTTTCCAAAGTTCGAAAAAATGATAAGTATTCTGTATTCTTTAAGGCTGCTGATGAGATACTAACTTTCGAGCACTCTGATCTGCGGATGCATCAGGAATGGATCAATCGCAAATGGTTAATTGCTCCTAAG GTTCCAGAGTTGTAG
- the LOC140864071 gene encoding protein AGENET DOMAIN (AGD)-CONTAINING P1 isoform X1, with translation MSSDIICRYFKKGAEIEISSNDVGFRGSWYAGTVLKPPENDKGKKVLVEYKTLMKSESSAKRLREEVELVQLRPAPPPEKRLKYKFSEEVDAWYNEGWWEGIVTELSGDDKYAVFFRSTKEQLHFRAREMRLHREWVYGKWVPPLEQAGDDQPPRCNRMQNDSLPAENFERNFSPGTLVEVHSYDEGFEGAWFSATVVKNMNNEKYLIEYQTIYDDKDDTKLLREEVDSRQLRPYPPDIGIVDRFEVREQVDALYDGVWWVGVVSKVRKNDKYSVFFKAADEILTFEHSDLRMHQEWINRKWLIAPKVPEL, from the exons ATGTCCAGCGATATCATCTGCCGCTATTTCAAGAAAGGCGCTGAAATCGAGATCAGCAGCAACGACGTCGGATTTCGTGGCTCTTGGTACGCGGGCACTGTTTTGAAGCCGCCGGAAAATGACAAGGGCAAGAAAGTGCTGGTGGAGTACAAGACTTTGATGAAGAGCGAATCCAGCGCGAAACGGCTGAGGGAGGAGGTGGAGCTGGTGCAGCTCAGGCCGGCGCCGCCGCCGGAGAAACGCCTTAAATACAAGTTCAGCGAAGAGGTGGATGCATGGTATAACGAAGGGTGGTGGGAGGGGATTGTCACGGAATTGTCGGGGGATGACAAATATGCGGTTTTTTTCCGGAGCACCAAGGAACAGTTGCATTTCAGGGCACGCGAGATGAGGCTGCACCGCGAGTGGGTGTACGGGAAGTGGGTTCCGCCTCTGGAACAAGCCGGTGATGATCAGCCACCGCGGTGTAATCGG ATGCAGAATGATTCTTTGCCAGCTGAAAATTTCGAACGAAATTTCAGCCCCGGAACACTTGTTGAAGTCCATAGCTATGATGAAGGTTTTGAAGGTGCTTGGTTTTCTGCAACAGTGGTAAAAAACATGAATAATGAAAAGTATTTGATTGAGTATCAAACCATATATGATGACAAGGATGATACAAAGCTCCTAAGAGAAGAGGTGGATAGTCGGCAGTTAAGGCCATACCCACCCGATATCGGAATAGTTGACCGTTTTGAAGTTCGTGAACAAGTTGATGCTCTGTATGATGGTGTTTGGTGGGTAGGTGTGGTTTCCAAAGTTCGAAAAAATGATAAGTATTCTGTATTCTTTAAGGCTGCTGATGAGATACTAACTTTCGAGCACTCTGATCTGCGGATGCATCAGGAATGGATCAATCGCAAATGGTTAATTGCTCCTAAG GTTCCAGAGTTGTAG